A portion of the Candidatus Nitrosotenuis aquarius genome contains these proteins:
- a CDS encoding winged helix-turn-helix domain-containing protein encodes MAGKSYRDKIYIIKDIISLLAEYGALNQTALVSYSGLNLKKHKHILDSLEEKGFISKSVVEDGKRTITVYKATAKGLEFCRAIIEPYEELFPRKSTNSDQNKLRLLILV; translated from the coding sequence TTGGCAGGCAAAAGCTATCGAGATAAAATCTACATCATAAAAGACATCATAAGCTTGCTTGCTGAATATGGGGCACTAAATCAGACTGCACTTGTCAGCTATAGCGGATTGAATCTCAAAAAACACAAACATATTCTAGACAGCCTTGAGGAGAAAGGATTCATATCAAAGTCTGTCGTCGAGGACGGCAAACGTACGATCACAGTTTACAAAGCTACTGCAAAAGGATTAGAGTTTTGCAGAGCGATAATCGAGCCGTACGAGGAATTATTCCCTAGAAAATCGACCAATTCTGACCAAAACAAGCTACGGCTCTTGATCCTCGTCTAG
- a CDS encoding DUF1059 domain-containing protein codes for MPIKFICKDYGFDCDFVTTSKDVAGAIEEYSKHSNHEHGIEYSKEILMQFIMRKG; via the coding sequence ATGCCAATCAAATTTATCTGTAAAGACTATGGCTTTGACTGTGATTTTGTAACCACATCAAAAGATGTGGCCGGAGCAATTGAGGAATACAGCAAGCACTCCAATCACGAGCACGGCATAGAATACTCTAAAGAAATCTTGATGCAGTTTATCATGCGAAAAGGCTGA